Part of the Rhodospirillales bacterium genome, GGCGAGTACACCGCGCTGGTGCCGATGCTGCCCACCGGCTCCGGCACCGCAACGCCGCATCTGACTTGGAACGACAGCCGTTTCGTCGCCGGCGAAGCGACCATCCTTGAACTTGCCGGCTGCCGGAGACGCTACCACTGCCCAATGGCGCGCACCGTCCATTTGGGCACGCCACCGAAGATCCTTGTGGACACAGCCGAGGTGGTGGTCGAAGGCCTGAACGCGGCCCTCGACGCCGCCAAGCCGGGCGTGACGTGCGAAGAGGTGGAAGAGGCGTGGCGGACAACGGTCGGCCGCTACGGATTGGTCAAGGAATCCCGCATCGGCTACTCCACCGGCCTCAACTATCCCCCCGATTGGGGAGAACACACTCTCAGCGTTCGTCCGGGTGACAAGACCGTGCTGCAACCGAACATGACCATCCACCTGATTCCCGGCATCTGGAAGGACGACTGGGGCGTGGAGATCTCGGAATGCATCCGCATCACCGAGTCCGGCGCCGAGCCCTTCTGCACAACCCCCCGGCGTCTCTATGTGAAGGATTGATCGAGGAGCGCGCCGCGCTTCCGGAGCGAGCGCGGCCGCGCCGGCGAGGATCAGGGTTAGGTGTTACGCCCGATCGGATTCGAAGCATCGACCTCCCCGCCCAACGCTGCACTAGGAACGAAGCCCACGTGGTGGCTCTGACCACGGCCTGCCTGAGATGGCGCCGGTCACGGGGGCAAGACCGGCTTCGCCGCAGCTGCCACCCGGTTACGTCCATTACGTTTCGCCTGATACAGTATGAGGTCAGTGCGCCGGAAAAGAGACTCCGCGCTCTCGCTCGCCATCAACTCCGCGACGCCGAAGCTCGCCGTGACCGGCTGGGGAAGCGGCGAAACGATGCTTACCTCGAGTTTTTCTCGAATTCGCTCGGCACACGCCACTGCCGTGGCGAGATGGGTTCCGGGCATCAGGATGGCGAACTCCTCGCCGCCATACCGCGATGGCAAATCGGTCTGGCGCGTTTCGGAGCGGATTATCGCCGCCACGGCGGCAAGCACGGTATCGCCCACCTGGTGGCTGAACTTGTCGTTGATCTGCTTGAAATGATCAATATCCACCATCACCAGCGCCAGATGTCCGCCGAACCTCCGGACGCGGTTGATCTCCGAAACCACGGTCTCGTCGAGCTTGCGCCTGTTGGCGAGGCCGGTGAGCTGGTCGGTGAGCGACAGCGCGCGCACCTGTTCCTCACGAAGCTGCAAATCGCGATTTGCCGATATCAGCTTGCGATGTGTCTGCGCCAGTTCGTTGGCGAGCTGTATTGCCGTGACGTGGCCACTCTCCAGCTCCTCGATGTCGTGTTCGGCCAGGATCAGAAGCGACTGCGCGTCCGAGTAGACTTCCCCCCGCAGGGAGTGTGTCTTGCCCGTCGGCTCGCCCACGGTCAGGAGACCTGAATAGTGAGGCTGCGGATCCGACCTGGAAAGCTCGAGCAGGTCGCTGAACGACGGAGAGGAAAAATAACGAGCCGCCGGGACTCCGATGACTGCATTCGCCTGCAGCGGCAACAGCCTGAAAAATCCGGCATTGCCATCCAGAATGACGCTCTGGCGGTCGATCCTGGCGAGCGCGACCGAGGTCATTCGTCGGAACAGATCGATGACCGCCGACGCTTGCGCTGGGGTCAACCCATGATCCCGCTTCCAGTCTCTGCTGCCGCCCGGGCGTCGGCGCCGGTGAAGTCGGCGCCCAGCATCGTCGACAGAGACTCGAACTGATTGATCGCGTACCCGCCCAGCATCAGCGGCGGACAGGCTTCGCCGAGTTCGGAACGCAGCCTGGCGATCGCCCCTCTTGCCGCCGGCAGATGATGCGGCATTGCCGCTGACAGACCAACGAGATGAGGATCGTCTTCGCGAACGAATCGCACCAGCGCTGACGTGGGCGTGTTCGCGCCGATGTTCCGAACCTCCCAACCCTGCAACTCGAACGCATCTGCAACCATTTGCAAGCCAAGCATGTGATGGTTCCCTTCCACACACGCCAAGACCACCTTACGGTCCACTCGCGGCTCCGGCTGTGCATGCGCGAACTCCCGCGCAAGAATGGAATGCGCGATGGCTGTGGCGACATGCTCCTGGGCGACCGATACCTTGTTTGCTTGCCACCCCTCTCCGATCCGATAGAAGGTAGGCTGAACGAGGTGCATCTCGGTGTCCACGAAGCCTCTGCCGGCGGTGATGACTTGGCGAAAAATCTCCAAGGCTTTCAGCCTGTCACCCGATACCAGGGCTTCCTGAAAGGCGTCGCACTCCTCCCAGGCACACGGCATGGCCGCGGTATACGGCGTTGCGCCCGCCGCGTCCTCGAACAGTGCGCTCTTCGCCTTCGCCACGACCAGTGCAAGCGCGGCCGCATCCGCCTCGGACAGGCGCACGCCAATGGCCTCCACCAGATAATCGAGCGACAAAGCAAGATGTTCGTCGGGTATATGGCGCGAGCGTAGTACACTCGCCAGCCATCGTATATAAATCACCAATACATCGATGCTGCCGAATTCGAGAGCCGCTGCAATGAACTCCAGATGATACCCGATGTCTTCCTTGCAAGCGGCCCGACCCCTTGCTCCGAACGCCTCGTAGAGCGAGCCATGGTTCGTATAAAAGCGGTTGGTAGCGGCTTCTATCGAGTCCTCGCGCACCGCGAGCAGCCGGCTCAAGCCGTCGGGGCTAACGGTGAAGCTCTCCTCTTGCATCATGTTGCAACAACTCCATCAACTCGCGATATGCTCGAAGAACTCGATCCGAACGCTTCCGGGCATGAGCTTCAGCCCCTTGGGAATGGCCTTTGGGAGGAATGG contains:
- a CDS encoding GGDEF domain-containing protein, with amino-acid sequence MTSVALARIDRQSVILDGNAGFFRLLPLQANAVIGVPAARYFSSPSFSDLLELSRSDPQPHYSGLLTVGEPTGKTHSLRGEVYSDAQSLLILAEHDIEELESGHVTAIQLANELAQTHRKLISANRDLQLREEQVRALSLTDQLTGLANRRKLDETVVSEINRVRRFGGHLALVMVDIDHFKQINDKFSHQVGDTVLAAVAAIIRSETRQTDLPSRYGGEEFAILMPGTHLATAVACAERIREKLEVSIVSPLPQPVTASFGVAELMASESAESLFRRTDLILYQAKRNGRNRVAAAAKPVLPP
- a CDS encoding cobalamin B12-binding domain-containing protein, producing the protein MMQEESFTVSPDGLSRLLAVREDSIEAATNRFYTNHGSLYEAFGARGRAACKEDIGYHLEFIAAALEFGSIDVLVIYIRWLASVLRSRHIPDEHLALSLDYLVEAIGVRLSEADAAALALVVAKAKSALFEDAAGATPYTAAMPCAWEECDAFQEALVSGDRLKALEIFRQVITAGRGFVDTEMHLVQPTFYRIGEGWQANKVSVAQEHVATAIAHSILAREFAHAQPEPRVDRKVVLACVEGNHHMLGLQMVADAFELQGWEVRNIGANTPTSALVRFVREDDPHLVGLSAAMPHHLPAARGAIARLRSELGEACPPLMLGGYAINQFESLSTMLGADFTGADARAAAETGSGIMG